The Desulfovibrio legallii genome contains a region encoding:
- the mfd gene encoding transcription-repair coupling factor translates to MENLSALLSSDNRQIYLERSGLATRCRLACAAAASGRSAVLVARDREEYAAARGLLTLFSPELSLADPPLERPVWESPCLGLPAPHQGQDNTAWAARLPVFYALTQKRPRCLVCGVESLLLRYMSVGFFAARSLDLQRGGELAPDLVLDQAVDWGYARASMVTRPGDVARRGDILDIFPVGYARPVRLEFFGDTLEDMRLFDAESQRSLRDLDAITLLPASPLALDAAGLAAARERCDRLFAEGRIGENECYSFKKALDAGGAGLLPGCLDPSPSLLEDWLPGDCLWLLPGEADCADLLRDGRANLKEKLEAENAPLPQPASLALRKPSLPAPWNGQQRVYAEPLVMGVEGRGLDFAERALHGFTDLFPLPGAQDRPWQHLAAGLKEWSARRRQVVLSFASERGRNKFLKLAAQEGIVPSLRYAPEQHGLFALVAPFRGGAELAWDDSLALGESILYPKAEKAPRAASRAFKGLDSFDDLRPGDLLVHKEYGIGRFAGLHHLDLNAAANDFILVEYSGRDKLYVPVDRLGLLQRFKGAEGVEPPLDRLGGSGWAAGREKARKAIEKIAADLVEMYAYRKVTKGFRYDPPGDLYHEFEATFGFEETPDQARAIQEVLEDMDQPRPMDRLVCGDVGFGKTEVALRAAFRAAAEGRQVALLCPTTVLAEQHYQTFRARLAGFPVNVGLLSRFVPRPRQKEVLRAAAAGQIDILIGTHRILSSDVQLPNLTLLILDEEQRFGVRHKEKLKALKKNVDVLTLTATPIPRTLQLSMSGIRELSIIETAPQDRKPVASAVLRRDDATLRTVLERELAREGQVFWVYNRVQGLERVAQYVRGLAPAARVGMAHGQMSETELETTMHQFWHGELDVLVCTSIVESGLDFPRANTLVVDQAQMFGLGQLYQLRGRVGRSDRQAYAYFVVPDAERLTPVAEERLRIILDMDYLGAGFQVAMEDLRLRGAGNILGEVQSGHMCRVGLDLYLEMLEEAVARLKGTPEALVGETELTLGLPAHIPATYIEDGRERLRCYKTLTSAVGGAAREEAALALRDRFGPFPPELRNFLAVLDFKQFLTELQVQKADVYADHVRLIWPEGQTAARPERLVDLAARTPGARLLPPAGLYLPLPHGADAPQGLESLRAALAFVRADPAA, encoded by the coding sequence ATGGAGAATCTCAGCGCACTGCTTTCGTCCGACAACCGGCAGATATATCTTGAACGCAGCGGCCTGGCCACCCGCTGCCGTCTGGCCTGCGCCGCCGCGGCTTCCGGGCGCAGCGCGGTGCTTGTGGCCCGCGACAGAGAAGAATACGCCGCCGCGCGCGGGCTGCTTACCCTGTTCAGCCCGGAGCTTTCCCTGGCCGATCCCCCGCTGGAGCGCCCCGTGTGGGAAAGCCCCTGTCTGGGCCTGCCCGCGCCCCATCAGGGGCAGGACAACACCGCCTGGGCCGCGCGCCTGCCTGTTTTTTACGCCCTGACCCAAAAACGCCCGCGCTGCCTGGTCTGCGGGGTGGAAAGCCTGCTTTTGCGGTACATGAGCGTGGGTTTTTTTGCCGCCCGCAGTCTGGATCTGCAGCGGGGGGGCGAGCTTGCGCCCGATCTGGTGCTGGATCAGGCCGTGGACTGGGGCTATGCGCGCGCCTCCATGGTCACCCGGCCCGGCGACGTGGCCCGGCGCGGCGATATTCTGGACATCTTTCCCGTAGGTTACGCCCGCCCCGTACGGCTGGAGTTTTTTGGCGACACGCTGGAGGACATGCGTCTTTTTGACGCCGAAAGCCAGCGCTCCCTGCGGGATCTGGACGCCATCACGCTGCTGCCCGCCAGCCCTCTGGCCCTGGACGCGGCGGGCCTGGCCGCCGCGCGCGAGCGTTGCGACCGCCTCTTTGCCGAGGGCCGCATCGGCGAAAACGAGTGCTATTCCTTCAAAAAAGCTCTGGACGCCGGCGGGGCCGGGCTCTTGCCCGGCTGTCTGGACCCTTCCCCCAGCCTGCTGGAGGATTGGCTGCCCGGCGATTGCCTCTGGCTGCTGCCCGGCGAAGCCGACTGCGCGGATCTTTTGCGCGACGGCCGCGCCAACCTCAAAGAAAAGCTGGAGGCGGAAAACGCCCCTCTGCCGCAGCCCGCAAGCCTGGCCCTGCGCAAGCCTTCGCTGCCTGCGCCGTGGAACGGGCAGCAGCGCGTCTACGCCGAGCCCCTGGTTATGGGCGTGGAGGGGCGCGGTCTGGATTTTGCCGAGCGCGCGCTGCACGGCTTTACCGATCTTTTTCCGCTGCCCGGCGCGCAGGACAGGCCCTGGCAGCACCTGGCCGCGGGCCTCAAGGAATGGAGCGCCCGGCGGCGGCAGGTTGTGCTGAGCTTTGCCAGCGAGCGGGGCCGGAACAAGTTCCTCAAACTGGCCGCTCAGGAGGGCATTGTCCCCTCCCTGCGCTACGCCCCGGAGCAGCACGGGCTGTTCGCCTTGGTGGCCCCGTTCCGCGGCGGGGCGGAGCTGGCCTGGGACGACAGCCTGGCCCTGGGCGAGAGCATCCTTTATCCCAAGGCCGAAAAGGCCCCGCGGGCGGCCTCCCGCGCTTTCAAAGGGCTGGACAGCTTTGACGACCTGCGCCCCGGCGACCTTCTGGTGCACAAGGAATACGGCATCGGCCGCTTTGCCGGGCTGCACCACCTGGATCTTAACGCGGCGGCCAACGATTTTATTCTGGTGGAATACTCCGGGCGGGACAAACTCTATGTGCCCGTGGACCGCCTGGGCCTTTTGCAGCGCTTCAAGGGGGCCGAGGGCGTGGAGCCGCCCCTGGACCGTCTGGGCGGATCGGGCTGGGCCGCCGGGCGCGAAAAGGCCCGCAAGGCCATTGAAAAGATCGCCGCCGACCTGGTGGAAATGTACGCCTACCGCAAGGTGACCAAGGGCTTTCGCTATGATCCGCCAGGCGACCTCTACCACGAATTTGAGGCCACCTTCGGCTTTGAGGAAACGCCGGACCAGGCCCGCGCCATTCAGGAAGTGCTGGAGGATATGGACCAGCCCCGGCCCATGGATCGTCTGGTCTGCGGCGACGTGGGCTTCGGCAAGACGGAGGTGGCCCTGCGCGCCGCCTTCCGCGCCGCGGCTGAGGGGCGGCAAGTGGCCCTGCTCTGTCCCACCACAGTGCTGGCCGAGCAGCACTACCAGACCTTCCGGGCGCGGCTGGCGGGCTTTCCCGTCAATGTGGGCCTGCTCAGCCGCTTTGTGCCGCGCCCCCGGCAGAAAGAGGTGCTGCGCGCCGCCGCCGCCGGGCAGATCGACATCCTTATCGGCACCCACCGCATCCTTTCCAGCGACGTGCAGCTGCCCAACCTGACCCTGCTCATTCTGGATGAGGAGCAGCGCTTCGGCGTGCGCCACAAAGAAAAGCTCAAGGCCCTCAAAAAAAACGTGGACGTGCTCACCCTTACGGCCACGCCCATTCCGCGCACCTTGCAGCTTTCCATGTCCGGCATCCGGGAGCTTTCCATTATTGAGACGGCCCCCCAGGACCGCAAGCCCGTGGCCTCGGCCGTACTGCGGCGCGACGACGCCACCTTGCGCACGGTGCTGGAGCGCGAGCTTGCGCGCGAGGGGCAGGTCTTCTGGGTCTACAACCGGGTGCAGGGGCTGGAGCGCGTGGCCCAGTATGTGCGCGGGCTGGCCCCCGCCGCCCGTGTGGGCATGGCCCACGGCCAGATGTCCGAAACCGAGCTGGAAACCACCATGCACCAGTTCTGGCACGGGGAGCTGGACGTGCTGGTCTGCACCTCCATCGTGGAGTCCGGGCTGGATTTTCCCCGCGCCAACACCCTGGTGGTGGACCAGGCCCAGATGTTCGGCCTGGGGCAGCTCTATCAGCTGCGCGGCCGCGTGGGCCGCAGCGACAGGCAGGCCTACGCCTACTTTGTGGTGCCCGACGCCGAGCGCCTGACCCCTGTGGCTGAAGAGCGCCTGCGCATTATCCTGGATATGGACTACCTGGGCGCGGGCTTCCAGGTGGCCATGGAAGACTTGCGCCTGCGCGGGGCGGGCAATATTCTGGGCGAGGTGCAGTCCGGCCACATGTGCCGGGTGGGCCTGGATCTGTATCTGGAGATGCTGGAGGAAGCCGTGGCGCGCCTCAAGGGCACGCCGGAGGCCCTGGTGGGCGAAACCGAGCTCACCCTGGGGCTGCCCGCGCACATCCCCGCCACCTATATTGAGGACGGGCGCGAACGCCTGCGCTGCTACAAAACCCTGACCTCGGCCGTGGGCGGCGCAGCCAGAGAAGAAGCCGCCCTGGCCCTCCGCGACCG